A stretch of the Bacillota bacterium genome encodes the following:
- a CDS encoding SDR family oxidoreductase, with translation MRALVTGGAGFIGSNIIKLLYEEGHSVAVLDNLSSGYRNNLDPFPDVEFIQGDIRDHMAVARAIRGTEVVFHLAASVGNMRSIENPIQDSEINVIGTLRILEAARHAGVRKVVFSSSAGIFGELKYLPIKEDHPVEPDSPYGTSKLAAEKLCLVYAKLYGLEAICLRYFNVYGINQRYDAYGNVIPIFAHRMLHGRPITIFGDGEQTRDFVNVRDVAMANYKAAMVRGVSGAFNIGSGTAVTINELARLMAEAGHIQPKVEYGPPRKGDVRHSLADISAARRVLGYEPTISLRDGLAEYMAWVKKELI, from the coding sequence ATGCGAGCATTAGTGACTGGTGGGGCTGGGTTTATTGGCTCCAATATCATCAAGTTATTGTATGAAGAAGGGCATTCTGTTGCGGTGTTGGATAATCTGTCCTCAGGTTATCGCAACAATCTCGATCCATTTCCGGATGTTGAATTTATCCAAGGGGATATACGTGACCACATGGCTGTAGCTCGGGCCATACGGGGGACTGAGGTAGTATTCCATTTGGCAGCATCTGTGGGGAACATGCGTTCGATAGAGAATCCCATTCAGGATTCCGAAATCAACGTAATCGGTACCTTGCGCATTCTTGAGGCCGCACGGCATGCGGGTGTCCGCAAAGTTGTGTTTTCGTCCTCCGCAGGGATTTTCGGTGAGCTAAAGTATCTGCCGATCAAGGAGGATCATCCTGTTGAGCCGGATTCCCCATACGGCACCAGTAAGCTAGCGGCGGAGAAACTCTGTCTTGTATATGCCAAGTTATATGGGCTAGAAGCTATCTGTCTGCGCTATTTCAACGTATACGGGATCAATCAGCGCTACGATGCTTATGGTAACGTCATCCCGATCTTCGCACACCGGATGCTACATGGACGCCCCATTACCATCTTTGGCGACGGCGAACAGACCCGGGATTTCGTGAATGTGCGGGATGTGGCAATGGCTAACTATAAAGCCGCGATGGTCAGGGGAGTTTCTGGTGCTTTCAACATCGGGAGCGGGACGGCCGTTACGATTAACGAATTAGCACGCCTTATGGCTGAAGCCGGTCACATTCAACCGAAGGTAGAATACGGCCCTCCTCGGAAAGGCGATGTGCGCCATAGTTTGGCAGACATTTCGGCAGCGCGACGCGTCTTGGGCTATGAGCCGACTATAAGTCTACGGGATGGTCTAGCAGAGTATATGGCGTGGGTCAAGAAGGAGTTGATATAG
- a CDS encoding SDR family oxidoreductase, whose translation MRVVILGATGMLGHKLWQVYRERFDTWAVARASYGEYARYGLFDPDRFMGGVDVFDFDSVVRAFAALRPEAVINCIGIIKQLPMAQDPIISLTINSLFPHRLAALCQASGVRLIHISSDCVFSGRKGMYTEEDPSDAEDLYGRTKFLGEVSGAACLTLRTSIIGRELRTSNGLVEWFLSNQGGRVRGYTRAIYSGFTTLALARIIADILEKNPQLQGVYQVSSEPINKYDLLCLLRGAFKVNVEVEPYPNVQIDRSLDSSRFRKETGFRPQTWTEMVQEMASDPTPYEQWRGIRESRG comes from the coding sequence ATGCGAGTTGTTATCCTCGGCGCCACAGGTATGTTGGGGCACAAGCTTTGGCAGGTCTATAGGGAACGATTTGATACTTGGGCTGTTGCTCGGGCAAGTTACGGTGAATATGCTCGTTATGGCCTTTTTGATCCCGATCGTTTCATGGGCGGTGTCGATGTATTCGACTTTGATTCCGTCGTTCGAGCTTTTGCTGCGCTACGTCCCGAAGCGGTTATCAATTGTATCGGCATCATAAAGCAACTGCCAATGGCGCAGGACCCGATTATCAGCCTGACCATCAACTCTCTTTTCCCCCACCGGCTAGCTGCTCTTTGCCAGGCTAGCGGTGTCCGGCTAATCCACATTAGCAGTGACTGCGTGTTCTCTGGCCGCAAGGGAATGTATACAGAGGAGGACCCCTCAGATGCGGAAGACCTCTACGGGAGGACCAAGTTCCTTGGGGAGGTTAGCGGAGCTGCGTGCCTAACTTTGCGTACGTCCATCATCGGACGGGAGCTGCGGACTTCTAATGGGCTGGTAGAATGGTTCCTGAGTAACCAGGGAGGTAGAGTTCGCGGTTATACTCGAGCCATTTATTCCGGTTTTACCACTTTAGCATTGGCTAGAATCATTGCCGATATCCTTGAGAAGAACCCGCAATTACAGGGGGTCTATCAGGTCTCGTCTGAGCCAATCAATAAGTATGACCTGCTTTGTCTATTACGTGGCGCATTCAAGGTTAACGTCGAGGTCGAGCCCTACCCTAATGTGCAAATCGATCGTTCTCTGGATAGCAGCCGTTTCCGCAAAGAAACTGGCTTTAGACCGCAGACATGGACAGAAATGGTGCAAGAGATGGCATCTGACCCTACACCTTATGAGCAATGGAGGGGTATCC